The Lacrimispora xylanolytica genome has a segment encoding these proteins:
- a CDS encoding helix-turn-helix transcriptional regulator produces MSWNCDTEIDQALEKLGQDFPHLNWDFSPDPSSGNNELISHWLGEKSEEVMVCAFKGKKIKERFHRQDFFFIHFAYHGDYDALSANCNNRITVKEGDCYIGQPYSGYAAQRDSDHECIILGVLIRKETFFREYLSALAADSSMLDFFLKPQKNKYAEEFIHLEIPDSSPIWLLLNVMILEYAHKTEDTQKILKPMVMSLAMYLSYEYKRQHLPTGTTLIDRIMEYIELHSDSVTLKEIASHFGYHPVYISRLLPEKTGKTFSALVTESLMRRAKLLLDHTDLSIEKIADMLGYSNSSNFYKTFKQYYGTSPRQL; encoded by the coding sequence ATGTCTTGGAATTGCGATACCGAAATCGATCAAGCGTTAGAAAAATTAGGTCAGGACTTTCCGCACCTCAATTGGGACTTTAGCCCTGATCCGTCCTCAGGAAATAACGAACTGATTTCTCATTGGTTGGGAGAGAAATCCGAGGAAGTTATGGTGTGTGCATTTAAAGGAAAGAAAATTAAGGAGCGTTTTCATCGCCAGGACTTCTTTTTCATTCATTTTGCTTACCACGGAGATTATGATGCATTAAGCGCCAACTGTAACAATCGGATCACGGTAAAAGAAGGAGACTGCTACATCGGTCAGCCCTACAGCGGCTATGCGGCCCAACGGGATTCTGATCACGAATGTATTATTCTCGGAGTACTGATTCGTAAAGAAACCTTTTTCAGGGAATACTTAAGTGCGCTCGCAGCAGATAGCTCCATGCTCGATTTTTTTCTGAAACCACAGAAAAACAAATATGCAGAAGAGTTCATTCATCTGGAAATTCCAGATTCTTCGCCAATCTGGCTGCTGCTGAATGTCATGATTCTTGAATATGCTCATAAAACAGAGGACACACAGAAAATATTAAAGCCTATGGTCATGTCCCTTGCAATGTATCTTTCCTATGAGTACAAGCGCCAGCATCTACCTACTGGCACGACATTAATTGACCGTATCATGGAATATATCGAATTACACTCTGACTCTGTAACATTGAAAGAGATTGCATCCCATTTCGGATATCATCCCGTCTATATTTCCCGTCTTTTGCCGGAAAAGACAGGGAAGACCTTTTCTGCTCTGGTAACTGAATCACTTATGCGAAGAGCCAAGCTATTATTGGATCATACGGATCTTTCCATTGAAAAAATTGCTGATATGCTGGGATACAGCAATAGCAGCAATTTCTATAAGACCTTTAAACAGTATTATGGTACTTCTCCTCGCCAGCTTTAA
- a CDS encoding cyclic lactone autoinducer peptide, with protein MKKKETLEKKVLNVVEKIARKEITENLYSWPPHCMGIYHQPKRPKRK; from the coding sequence ATGAAGAAAAAGGAAACATTGGAAAAGAAGGTTTTAAACGTAGTGGAGAAGATCGCCCGAAAAGAGATTACTGAAAATCTCTATAGCTGGCCGCCCCATTGTATGGGCATCTATCATCAACCGAAAAGACCAAAAAGGAAATAG
- a CDS encoding UxaA family hydrolase gives MQDFIKIHSEDNVAVALKPLAAGTFIETGDTAVTLLEDIPQGHKFALTDIPAGSSVMKYGCAIGAAKENIAAGAWIHTHNLKTGLGDLLTYSYDKQDISLAKTEDRTFMGYRRPDGKVGVRNEIWIIPTVGCVNKIASAIERASQKYITGSIDEVAAFPHPYGCSQMGDDQEYTRTILADLINHPNAGGVLVLGLGCENSNVQELKRYIGEYDERRVKFLVAQESEDEMEDSMALIEELAEYAGTFHREPISCSELIIGMKCGGSDGLSGITANPTVGAFSDMLVSKGGTTILTEVPEMFGAETLLMNRCKDEETFEKTVELINDFKNYFTSHNQTIYENPSPGNKKGGISTLEDKSLGCVQKSGSAQVVDVLKYGEPVQTKGLNLLSAPGNDLVASTALAASGAHIVLFTTGRGTPFACPVPTMKIATNTALSEKKNNWIDFNCGVLVEGTDMDTLKNQFFDFVIEVASGKKVKSEEAGFHDMAIFKRGVTL, from the coding sequence ATGCAGGATTTTATCAAAATTCATTCCGAAGATAACGTAGCCGTTGCCTTAAAGCCGCTTGCAGCTGGTACTTTCATTGAGACAGGCGATACGGCGGTGACCCTTCTGGAAGATATCCCTCAGGGTCACAAATTTGCCCTTACCGATATACCTGCCGGCTCATCCGTCATGAAATACGGCTGTGCCATCGGCGCAGCAAAGGAGAATATTGCGGCAGGGGCCTGGATTCACACACACAATTTAAAAACAGGGTTAGGGGATTTACTTACTTACAGTTACGACAAACAGGATATCAGTCTTGCAAAGACAGAGGACCGCACCTTTATGGGATACAGACGGCCTGACGGAAAAGTAGGCGTGCGAAACGAAATCTGGATTATCCCAACGGTTGGTTGTGTCAATAAGATTGCATCTGCCATTGAACGTGCATCTCAAAAATATATTACCGGATCCATTGACGAAGTAGCGGCATTCCCACACCCATACGGCTGTTCCCAGATGGGCGATGATCAGGAATACACCAGAACCATTTTAGCAGATTTAATCAACCATCCCAATGCAGGAGGCGTTCTTGTCCTTGGACTTGGCTGTGAAAACAGCAATGTTCAGGAGTTAAAGCGCTACATCGGGGAATATGATGAGCGCAGGGTCAAATTCCTGGTGGCTCAGGAATCTGAGGATGAGATGGAGGATTCCATGGCTCTCATCGAAGAATTAGCAGAGTATGCAGGTACGTTCCACAGAGAACCAATCAGCTGCAGCGAGCTGATCATCGGCATGAAGTGCGGCGGCTCTGACGGTTTATCTGGCATTACTGCCAATCCAACGGTAGGCGCTTTCTCAGATATGCTGGTATCCAAGGGCGGCACCACCATTCTTACTGAGGTTCCCGAGATGTTCGGAGCGGAAACACTCTTGATGAACCGTTGTAAAGATGAGGAAACCTTTGAAAAAACAGTAGAGCTCATCAACGACTTTAAAAACTACTTTACCAGCCACAACCAGACCATTTACGAAAATCCGTCACCTGGTAATAAAAAAGGCGGTATTTCTACCCTGGAGGACAAATCCTTAGGATGTGTCCAGAAATCAGGCAGTGCTCAAGTGGTGGATGTATTAAAATACGGAGAACCAGTACAGACAAAGGGCTTAAACTTATTAAGCGCTCCTGGCAATGACCTGGTTGCTTCTACGGCTCTTGCTGCTTCCGGAGCTCATATCGTTCTCTTTACCACAGGCCGTGGAACTCCATTTGCATGTCCGGTACCTACGATGAAGATTGCCACCAACACAGCCCTGAGCGAGAAGAAGAATAACTGGATCGATTTCAACTGCGGTGTTTTAGTAGAAGGCACCGATATGGATACCCTTAAGAACCAGTTTTTTGATTTTGTAATTGAAGTTGCTTCCGGCAAGAAGGTAAAATCCGAGGAAGCAGGCTTCCACGATATGGCCATCTTCAAACGGGGCGTGACTTTATAA
- a CDS encoding LacI family DNA-binding transcriptional regulator — protein MNIYDIAQLAGVSIATVSRVVNDSPRVSEKTKNKVRAIMDENGYTPNVFARGLGLDSMKTIGIMCPDVSDAYMATAVAHLESRMHEHGYDCILCCTGYEQSVKEKYVSLLLAKRIDALIMVGSVYAGSGDSDSLIQYVRDAAKTVPVFLINGYLDNENVYCAYGDDYKATFDVTSQMIERGRKRILFLCDSHSYSATQKLEGYEAALKSHGLPVLGDLKLYVKNKIHSVRDILLERRDLNFDSVVATDDGLAVGAIKYANSKLLKIPEDLCITGFNNSALSICSDPELSSVDNKVEELCNLTISNMMKILHGNVEEVPRDSKIPCKLIKRCTTDF, from the coding sequence ATGAATATTTATGATATCGCACAGCTTGCAGGAGTTTCCATTGCTACGGTATCCCGGGTGGTGAATGACAGCCCCCGAGTAAGCGAGAAAACGAAGAATAAAGTAAGAGCTATAATGGATGAAAATGGCTATACTCCCAATGTGTTTGCCAGAGGTCTTGGACTGGATTCCATGAAGACCATTGGAATTATGTGTCCTGATGTTTCAGATGCTTATATGGCCACGGCAGTGGCTCATTTAGAAAGCCGCATGCATGAGCATGGATATGACTGCATCTTATGCTGTACTGGATATGAACAATCTGTAAAAGAAAAGTATGTAAGCCTTCTTTTAGCCAAAAGAATAGATGCACTTATAATGGTAGGCTCTGTCTATGCAGGTTCCGGTGACAGTGACAGCCTGATTCAGTATGTTCGTGACGCTGCTAAGACGGTTCCTGTTTTTCTCATCAATGGTTATCTGGATAATGAAAATGTTTACTGCGCCTACGGAGATGACTATAAAGCTACTTTTGATGTAACCAGTCAGATGATTGAAAGAGGAAGAAAACGGATTCTATTTCTCTGCGATTCTCATTCCTACAGTGCGACCCAGAAGCTGGAAGGATATGAGGCGGCTTTAAAAAGCCATGGACTTCCCGTGCTTGGCGATTTAAAGCTTTATGTAAAGAACAAGATCCATTCCGTGCGGGATATTCTTCTGGAACGGAGAGATTTAAACTTTGACAGTGTGGTGGCGACTGACGATGGTCTGGCAGTCGGGGCGATTAAATATGCAAATTCAAAGCTGCTAAAGATACCAGAGGATCTTTGTATAACCGGATTTAATAATTCCGCCCTTTCCATCTGCAGCGATCCTGAGCTATCCTCTGTTGATAATAAGGTAGAAGAGCTGTGCAATCTTACCATCAGCAATATGATGAAAATCCTACACGGAAATGTTGAGGAAGTCCCCCGTGACAGCAAGATTCCCTGTAAGCTGATTAAACGCTGTACCACTGATTTTTAA
- the greA gene encoding transcription elongation factor GreA: MVDKKNILTYEGLKRYEDELQNLKVVKRKEVAQKIKEAREQGDLSENAEYDAAKDEQRDIELRIEELEKLLKNAEVVVEDEIDLDKINIGCKVKVYDVDEDEEMEFKIVGSTEANSLQNKISNESPVGQALMGKKVGDVVEVETQSGVIQYKVLEIQRVS; this comes from the coding sequence ATGGTAGATAAGAAAAATATTTTAACCTACGAAGGTCTTAAAAGATACGAAGATGAGCTTCAGAACTTAAAGGTAGTTAAAAGAAAAGAAGTTGCCCAGAAGATCAAGGAAGCCAGAGAACAAGGCGACTTATCCGAGAATGCTGAGTATGATGCCGCTAAGGATGAACAAAGAGACATCGAGCTGCGTATAGAAGAACTGGAAAAATTACTCAAAAATGCAGAAGTCGTTGTGGAAGATGAAATAGACCTTGATAAGATTAACATTGGCTGTAAGGTAAAAGTTTACGATGTTGATGAAGACGAAGAGATGGAATTCAAGATTGTAGGCTCAACAGAAGCGAACAGCCTTCAGAATAAGATTTCCAACGAATCCCCGGTTGGCCAGGCGTTAATGGGCAAAAAGGTGGGAGACGTTGTAGAGGTGGAAACCCAGTCTGGTGTGATTCAGTATAAGGTACTGGAGATCCAGAGAGTATCATAA
- the dusB gene encoding tRNA dihydrouridine synthase DusB: MKLRIGNVTLDNNLILAPMAGVTDLPFRFLCREQGCGMAVTEMVSAKAILYKNRNTKELMEVADGEGPVSVQLFGSDPSIMADMAAQIESGPFAFIDVNMGCPVPKIVNNGEGSALMKDIKLAERILSSMVKAVKKPVTVKFRKGFAEDDINAVEFAKMAESSGVAAVAVHGRTREQYYSGTADWDIIRKVKEAISLPVIGNGDVFKPEDAKALLEETGCDGIMIARGAKGNPWIFSRTLHYLETGTLLPEPNAGEISQMILRHGSMQMEQKGENVAMREMRKHMAWYTAGLPHSAKLRNDINQVETMDELRRFVEERILVL; this comes from the coding sequence GTGAAACTTAGAATTGGAAATGTGACGCTTGATAATAACCTGATACTTGCGCCGATGGCAGGAGTTACAGACCTGCCATTTCGATTTTTATGCAGGGAGCAGGGCTGCGGTATGGCAGTAACGGAGATGGTCAGCGCCAAAGCGATTTTATATAAAAACAGAAACACAAAAGAATTAATGGAAGTTGCAGACGGCGAAGGCCCGGTGAGCGTTCAGCTTTTTGGGTCAGATCCTTCCATTATGGCAGATATGGCGGCCCAGATTGAATCTGGTCCTTTTGCCTTTATAGATGTAAATATGGGCTGTCCGGTTCCCAAAATCGTCAACAATGGAGAAGGTTCTGCACTTATGAAGGACATAAAGCTGGCGGAGCGCATTTTATCTTCCATGGTAAAAGCAGTAAAAAAGCCTGTAACGGTTAAGTTTAGAAAAGGCTTTGCCGAGGATGATATTAATGCGGTTGAGTTTGCAAAAATGGCAGAGAGCTCCGGAGTGGCGGCAGTAGCTGTTCATGGACGGACCAGGGAACAGTATTATTCCGGAACCGCGGACTGGGATATCATCCGTAAAGTAAAGGAAGCCATCTCCCTTCCGGTCATTGGCAACGGCGATGTCTTTAAGCCGGAAGATGCCAAGGCACTTTTAGAGGAGACTGGATGTGACGGCATCATGATTGCCAGAGGCGCAAAAGGAAATCCCTGGATCTTTTCCAGAACCCTTCACTATCTGGAAACAGGAACCTTGCTCCCGGAGCCGAATGCAGGAGAGATCAGCCAAATGATCCTGCGTCATGGCAGTATGCAGATGGAGCAAAAAGGAGAAAATGTAGCCATGCGTGAGATGCGAAAGCATATGGCATGGTATACCGCAGGACTTCCTCATTCTGCCAAATTGAGAAATGATATCAATCAGGTAGAAACCATGGACGAATTAAGGCGATTTGTGGAAGAAAGAATCTTAGTATTGTAA
- a CDS encoding flavin reductase family protein: protein MSRINIGAKPYITPMPVLIISSYDGVEKPTAMLAVWGGITNETEITITVASQRNTLKGILSRGSFVVSMADVENEAACDYLGITPGNKVGDKFEKSGFHTTKSEFVDAPIIDELPFAVECRVKSYDEDTWRLVGEIVNVSLDERILGDDGKVSFEKFHPITFDWMNKSYLSVGEKVGDAYRDGLKLRKKN from the coding sequence ATGTCTAGAATAAATATCGGAGCAAAGCCATACATCACACCGATGCCGGTTTTAATAATTTCATCTTATGATGGGGTTGAAAAGCCCACCGCCATGTTAGCGGTATGGGGCGGAATCACCAATGAGACAGAAATTACGATTACCGTAGCCTCCCAGAGAAATACGTTAAAGGGAATTCTTTCCAGAGGTTCCTTTGTTGTAAGTATGGCGGATGTGGAAAATGAAGCTGCCTGTGATTACCTTGGTATAACACCAGGGAATAAAGTGGGAGATAAATTTGAAAAGTCCGGATTTCATACAACAAAGTCCGAATTCGTAGATGCACCGATTATCGATGAGCTTCCTTTTGCCGTTGAATGCAGAGTGAAGAGCTATGATGAGGATACCTGGAGACTGGTTGGCGAAATCGTCAATGTAAGTCTGGATGAACGAATTCTTGGAGACGATGGCAAGGTATCATTTGAAAAATTCCATCCGATCACTTTCGATTGGATGAATAAGTCATACTTGTCCGTTGGTGAGAAGGTAGGTGATGCTTACCGCGATGGACTAAAGCTGAGAAAGAAGAACTAA
- a CDS encoding LytR/AlgR family response regulator transcription factor — MFRIAICDDEYYFRQELKEIISDYMRNKGLIFQIDTFASGEDFIALGIEMVKYTIVFLDVNMNKMDGVTAAKAIRTISKEIFIVFVTAYVDYTLEGYKVDAIRYLLKDSNNFKSTISECMEAVIDKMNYTVIKKVFDFNESKREISLDRLLYIESKLHKLEFHIMEQKLKIYTMYETLNDLERELRGYNFLRIHQSFLVNLKYMNEVFRYKTILSNGIELIIPKARYKQVKDSFIAYQGEI; from the coding sequence ATGTTTCGAATTGCTATATGTGATGATGAATATTATTTCAGACAGGAATTAAAAGAGATTATATCAGATTATATGAGGAACAAAGGATTGATTTTTCAAATAGATACCTTTGCTTCTGGCGAAGATTTTATCGCGCTTGGAATTGAAATGGTCAAGTATACCATTGTATTCCTTGATGTTAATATGAATAAGATGGATGGCGTTACAGCAGCTAAGGCAATACGAACCATAAGTAAAGAGATATTTATTGTTTTTGTGACAGCCTATGTAGACTACACGCTGGAAGGATATAAAGTAGATGCCATACGTTATTTATTAAAGGATAGTAATAATTTTAAAAGCACCATAAGTGAATGCATGGAAGCTGTTATCGATAAGATGAACTATACAGTTATAAAAAAGGTTTTTGATTTTAATGAGTCGAAAAGGGAAATTTCCTTAGACCGGCTTTTATACATAGAAAGTAAATTACATAAGCTGGAATTTCACATTATGGAACAAAAATTGAAAATTTACACGATGTATGAAACATTGAATGATTTGGAACGGGAGCTAAGGGGGTACAATTTTTTAAGAATTCATCAAAGCTTTCTTGTGAATTTAAAATACATGAATGAAGTATTTCGATATAAGACCATATTGAGCAATGGGATTGAGTTAATCATACCAAAGGCACGTTATAAACAAGTGAAAGATTCATTTATTGCGTATCAGGGAGAGATATAG
- a CDS encoding sensor histidine kinase gives MNSYLDNLLIIIFEVFCCNVFYESFGRKRYKDKKCLNCIQLLFLCLCGFCFAELLANHFIVRQLINIIVISGVMYWHTNISYNKSFVLAILYDGLMLMSDFIAFSVNSRFFSSNHEIMEYHGLEGYLVTLLGKVILFLCILIIRKKFSHKDTDMLKDTEWLRFLFFPVFTIIIISSLLSSFNYVETKRQANVLFVHAVGTAGMNMVVFYLINDIVDREIKINDNRINQMQVKNQVNMYRSISEKFESQKRKTHEFKNQIMCIESLLAKKQYDELKKYVKNINGDLNKELDLINTNHVIINAVLNTKYQEMTEKKIVFVFRVNNLAEVGIRDEDIVIILSNLLNNAIEACNKCSGKRIIRLKFIKESDHIIIAVKNTFNHIIHYKDGEIKSTKISEEGEHGVGIINIVRTIEKYGGSYVIQELEREFLFSIVIPLGQKRGIL, from the coding sequence ATGAATTCTTATCTTGATAATTTACTAATCATTATTTTCGAGGTATTTTGCTGCAATGTTTTTTATGAATCCTTTGGAAGGAAAAGGTACAAGGATAAAAAATGTCTAAACTGCATACAATTGCTTTTTTTATGTCTATGTGGATTTTGCTTTGCAGAGCTGCTAGCCAATCATTTTATCGTCAGGCAACTCATAAATATCATTGTAATTTCAGGAGTCATGTATTGGCATACAAACATAAGTTATAATAAGTCTTTCGTATTGGCAATTTTATATGATGGGCTCATGTTAATGTCAGATTTTATTGCATTTTCTGTAAATAGCCGATTTTTTTCCAGTAATCATGAGATAATGGAATATCATGGATTAGAAGGTTATCTGGTAACTTTGCTTGGAAAAGTAATACTATTTTTATGTATTCTAATTATTAGAAAGAAATTCAGCCATAAGGATACAGATATGCTGAAAGATACAGAATGGCTAAGATTTTTATTTTTTCCAGTATTTACTATTATAATAATTTCATCCCTGTTATCCTCTTTTAATTATGTGGAGACAAAAAGGCAGGCAAATGTTTTATTTGTTCATGCGGTTGGTACAGCTGGCATGAATATGGTTGTTTTTTATTTGATCAATGATATTGTTGACAGGGAAATCAAGATCAATGATAACAGGATCAATCAAATGCAGGTGAAAAACCAGGTTAATATGTATCGCTCTATCTCCGAAAAATTTGAAAGTCAAAAAAGGAAAACACATGAATTTAAGAATCAAATTATGTGTATTGAATCGCTGTTAGCGAAAAAGCAATACGATGAATTGAAAAAGTATGTGAAAAATATTAATGGTGATCTGAATAAAGAGCTTGATCTGATTAACACCAATCATGTCATTATAAACGCTGTATTAAATACCAAATATCAGGAAATGACTGAAAAGAAAATTGTTTTTGTGTTCCGGGTAAACAACCTTGCAGAAGTAGGCATCAGAGATGAAGATATCGTGATTATTTTATCCAATCTTTTAAATAATGCAATTGAAGCATGCAATAAATGTAGTGGGAAGAGAATTATTAGACTTAAATTTATAAAAGAGAGTGATCACATTATTATTGCAGTAAAGAATACATTTAATCATATCATTCATTATAAAGATGGTGAAATAAAATCCACAAAAATATCAGAGGAAGGGGAACATGGGGTAGGAATTATAAATATTGTAAGGACCATAGAAAAATATGGAGGTTCTTATGTGATACAAGAATTGGAAAGAGAGTTTCTCTTTTCCATTGTAATACCATTAGGGCAAAAGAGGGGCATTCTATAA
- a CDS encoding DUF6145 family protein, with product MEHDGDNVVLCGANSYEQRFYFNQQFQSLPESIKQDLKVMCVLYTEDVGGILLLEFTEDGTLEFKVTAEESDYLFDEIGSVLKIKQYRKEKRELLEALEMYYRVFYLGEELENGAMDK from the coding sequence ATGGAACATGATGGAGACAATGTGGTGCTGTGTGGTGCCAATTCCTATGAGCAGAGATTCTATTTTAACCAGCAATTCCAAAGCCTTCCGGAGAGCATCAAACAGGATTTAAAAGTGATGTGCGTGCTTTATACGGAAGACGTAGGCGGTATTCTCCTTCTGGAATTTACGGAGGATGGCACACTGGAGTTTAAAGTGACGGCAGAAGAGAGCGATTATCTGTTTGATGAAATTGGAAGCGTGTTAAAGATAAAGCAGTACCGGAAGGAAAAAAGGGAACTCCTGGAAGCCTTAGAGATGTATTACCGGGTGTTTTATCTTGGAGAAGAATTAGAAAATGGAGCAATGGACAAGTGA
- a CDS encoding accessory gene regulator B family protein — MVEKIAIRIVGRLKEECLINATDEEYYEYAVITIIERYITVITLLLLGMAYGQILPTVCFLCFFLSLRKRTGGYHADKFWKCYLGTAVTFIAVIEITKMLSEKPIIMYGLLLCSVILIEVIGTVNHPNMDMDVHELQESKKAARLVVLLEAMVIVSFIFLRIESVYIGYMSIAIILCAFLLCLAKMIKQEVRTI, encoded by the coding sequence ATGGTTGAAAAAATAGCAATCAGGATCGTTGGACGATTGAAAGAAGAATGTCTTATAAATGCTACTGACGAAGAATATTATGAGTATGCAGTCATCACCATAATAGAGCGTTACATAACTGTTATTACATTGTTGCTTTTAGGTATGGCTTATGGTCAAATTCTTCCTACCGTTTGTTTTTTATGTTTCTTCTTGTCGCTGAGAAAACGGACAGGAGGATATCATGCAGATAAGTTCTGGAAGTGCTACCTTGGCACGGCTGTAACGTTCATTGCTGTGATAGAAATTACAAAAATGCTTTCTGAAAAACCAATCATAATGTATGGACTATTGCTCTGCTCTGTTATTTTAATTGAGGTAATTGGAACGGTGAATCATCCTAATATGGATATGGATGTTCATGAGCTGCAGGAGTCTAAAAAAGCAGCCAGATTAGTGGTCTTGTTAGAAGCCATGGTCATTGTATCATTTATATTCCTAAGGATTGAAAGTGTGTATATAGGTTATATGTCAATAGCTATTATCTTATGTGCATTTTTATTATGCCTGGCAAAAATGATAAAACAGGAGGTAAGAACAATATGA
- a CDS encoding radical SAM protein: MNEQIKPMYQLFQISNQDFFMFDTYANKIKRISKNCFEYLYKFSKETTNFFEKAESVDDIEFKEFYKESLKQGLFKKFSIEKLQHPMTELLEDVLDANIESINLQVTQNCNLRCDYCPYTGNYYNNRKHSNKRMSFELAKKGIDFLYNHSMNCDVVNVAFYGGEPLLEFELIKRCVKYAREKFISKKVVFNLTTNGVLLTDEIMKFFSDNEILLTISLDGPKNIHDKSRVTANGTGSFELIYEKLCYFKEKYLEYFNQNVSFNSVSAQDDGVIDIDLFFTEDPLFEFSKVNTTFYSTNYLSDEKAFDKQADKFRQHMEFEKYKCFLHKMKRVKALPTRIQLNSFNEVIRTAKQLQDFTGIPKVFHPSGPCVPGRKKLFMNIDGNFYPCERIDETSPCSVIGNIEEGLSLDQCKKLLNVGKITEEKCKSCWAIAHCKLCFVQADNGGELCAKNRLDHCGNLQDTIIDTFKNICVLAKSGYHFEEDI, from the coding sequence ATGAATGAGCAGATAAAACCTATGTATCAACTGTTCCAAATAAGCAACCAAGATTTTTTTATGTTTGATACATATGCAAATAAGATTAAAAGAATAAGTAAAAATTGCTTTGAATATTTATATAAATTCAGCAAAGAAACGACAAATTTTTTTGAAAAAGCAGAAAGCGTAGATGATATTGAATTCAAAGAATTTTATAAAGAGAGTTTGAAACAAGGTCTTTTTAAAAAGTTCAGTATTGAAAAGCTTCAACATCCTATGACTGAACTTTTGGAAGATGTACTGGATGCGAACATAGAGAGTATTAACTTACAAGTGACTCAAAATTGTAATCTAAGATGTGATTATTGCCCCTATACAGGAAATTACTATAATAACAGGAAGCACTCTAATAAAAGAATGAGTTTTGAATTGGCAAAAAAGGGAATAGACTTCCTTTACAATCATTCCATGAATTGTGATGTAGTAAATGTTGCTTTTTATGGAGGTGAGCCATTATTGGAGTTTGAATTAATAAAAAGATGTGTTAAATATGCAAGGGAAAAATTTATATCAAAAAAAGTAGTATTTAATTTGACAACAAATGGTGTGTTGCTCACAGATGAAATAATGAAATTCTTTTCAGATAATGAGATTTTGTTAACAATAAGTTTAGATGGACCTAAAAATATTCATGATAAATCCCGTGTTACTGCCAATGGTACAGGTAGTTTTGAACTCATATACGAAAAACTGTGTTATTTTAAAGAAAAGTATCTAGAGTATTTTAATCAAAATGTCTCGTTTAATTCCGTAAGTGCCCAAGATGATGGGGTAATCGATATCGATTTGTTTTTTACAGAAGACCCTCTGTTTGAGTTCAGCAAAGTAAATACTACCTTTTACAGTACAAATTATTTAAGTGATGAAAAAGCGTTTGATAAACAGGCTGACAAGTTCAGGCAGCATATGGAATTTGAAAAATATAAGTGCTTTTTACATAAGATGAAGAGAGTAAAAGCTCTTCCAACAAGGATACAGTTAAATAGTTTTAATGAAGTGATTAGGACCGCAAAGCAGCTGCAAGATTTTACGGGGATACCTAAGGTTTTTCACCCATCAGGTCCTTGCGTTCCTGGCAGGAAAAAACTGTTTATGAATATAGACGGGAATTTTTATCCTTGTGAGAGGATTGATGAGACCTCTCCATGTTCTGTGATTGGTAATATAGAGGAAGGCTTATCATTAGATCAATGCAAAAAGCTTTTAAATGTTGGAAAGATAACGGAAGAAAAATGTAAGAGCTGTTGGGCGATTGCTCATTGCAAGTTATGTTTTGTTCAAGCGGATAATGGAGGAGAGCTTTGTGCAAAGAACAGGTTAGACCATTGCGGTAATTTACAAGATACGATTATAGATACCTTTAAGAATATTTGCGTATTAGCAAAAAGTGGCTATCATTTCGAGGAGGACATTTAA